The following proteins come from a genomic window of Cervus canadensis isolate Bull #8, Minnesota chromosome 3, ASM1932006v1, whole genome shotgun sequence:
- the LOC122437957 gene encoding olfactory receptor 9A4: MLGNHSSATEFYLLGFSGSRELHHILFATFFFFYLVTLMGNTVIIVIVCLDKHLQSPMYFFLGHLSALEILVTTIIVPVMLWGLLLPGMQTISLVACVAQLFLYLALGTTEFALLGAMAVDRYVAVCNPLRYNVIMNSRTCNFVVIVSWLFGFLFQIWPVYATFQLSYCKSNVVDNFFCDRGQLLKLSCGNTLFMEFILFLMAVFVLFGSLIPTIVSYTYIISTILKIPSASGRRKAFSTCASHFTCVVIGYGSCLFLYVKPKQTQAADYNRVVSLMVSVVTPFLNPFILTLRNDKFIEALRDRVKQCCHQFRN; the protein is encoded by the coding sequence ATGTTGGGGAATCACTCCAGTGCCACTGAATTCTATCTCCTTGGCTTCTCTGGATCTAGAGAACTACACCATATCCTCTTTGctaccttcttcttcttctacttAGTGACATTAATGGGTAACACAGTCATCATTGTGATTGTCTGTCTGGATAAACATCTGCAGTctcccatgtatttcttccttggTCATCTCTCTGCCTTGGAGATCCTGGTGACCACCATTATCGTCCCCGTGATGCTCTGGGGGCTGTTGCTCCCTGGGATGCAGACAATATCTCTGGTTGCATGTGTCGCCCAGCTCTTCCTGTACCTTGCTCTGGGGACCACAGAGTTTGCACTGTTGGGGGCAATGGCTGTGGACCGGTACGTGGCTGTCTGTAACCCCTTGAGGTACAACGTCATTATGAACAGCCGCACCTGCAACTTTGTGGTAATTGTGTCGTGGTTGTTTGGGTTCCTTTTTCAAATTTGGCCAGTTTATGCCACATTTCAGCTTTCCTACTGCAAATCAAATGTGGTGGACAACTTTTTCTGCGACCGAGGGCAATTGCTCAAACTATCCTGTGGTAATACTCTTTTCATGGAATTCATCCTCTTCTTAATggctgtttttgttctttttggttCTTTGATCCCTACAATTGTCTCCTACACCTACATCATCTCCACCATCCTCAAGATCCCCTCGGCCTCTGGCCGCAGGAAAGCCTTCTCCACATGTGCCTCCCACTTCACCTGTGTCGTGATTGGTTACGGCAGCTGCTTGTTCCTCTACGTGAAGCCCAAGCAGACGCAGGCCGCGGATTACAACAGAGTTGTTTCCCTGATGGTTTCCGTGGTCACTCCTTTCCTCAATCCTTTCATACTCACTCTTCGGAATGACAAATTCATAGAAGCACTTCGGGACAGAGTGAAACAATGCTGTCATCAATTCAGGAACTAG